The following coding sequences lie in one Candidatus Dormiibacterota bacterium genomic window:
- a CDS encoding adenylate kinase has protein sequence MDLVLLGPPGSGKGTQAVRLTEQYRIPAIATGDILRAQVEAGTPQGQRVRSYLDRGELVPDQLVVDIIRHRLSEPDTEAGFILDGFPRTVPQAQALDAMLAGLQRPLDAVLYLQVDRQALLDRLGQRHRQDDRPDIADHRIDVFLDQTAPLIGYYRDEGKLRLIDGSRPPELVAAAIDDVIRPLVAAGDRPNTRPTAS, from the coding sequence CTGGACCTCGTCTTGCTCGGACCGCCCGGATCGGGCAAGGGGACGCAGGCCGTCCGGCTGACGGAGCAATACCGGATTCCGGCGATCGCCACCGGCGACATCCTGCGCGCCCAGGTCGAGGCCGGGACGCCGCAGGGTCAGCGAGTCCGTTCCTACCTCGACCGCGGCGAGCTGGTGCCGGATCAGCTAGTCGTCGACATCATCCGGCACCGGCTGTCCGAGCCCGATACCGAGGCCGGCTTCATCCTCGACGGGTTTCCAAGGACCGTGCCGCAAGCGCAAGCCCTGGACGCGATGCTGGCCGGGCTGCAGCGTCCGCTCGATGCGGTCCTCTATCTGCAGGTTGACCGCCAGGCGCTGCTGGACCGGCTGGGCCAGCGCCACCGCCAGGACGACCGCCCCGATATCGCGGACCACCGGATCGACGTCTTCCTCGACCAGACGGCGCCCTTGATCGGCTACTACCGCGACGAAGGCAAGCTCAGGCTCATCGATGGGTCGCGGCCTCCCGAGCTGGTCGCCGCCGCGATCGACGACGTCATCCGCCCGCTGGTCGCGGCCGGTGATCGACCGAATACCCGGCCCACCGCGAGCTGA
- a CDS encoding transglycosylase domain-containing protein — MRGPQGTRRQRVVALIVAVALGVPALLGIATGIGLLVTPSVNDMPKRVDAILQQHGGTRVRLNDIPDQLSEALIAIEDERFYQHSGIDTQGLIRAVLTDLYHHRALQGGSTLSQQLMKVLYMNNDDDGWRKPENLLLALKVESRFDKHTILENYFNAVYYGHGAYGIGMASQIYFHMPPAQLDLAQASMLAGLPQSPSYYDLYRNPCSARARQFNVLAQMAHDGYISQEQAAAAYAESIGFPCK, encoded by the coding sequence ATGCGGGGGCCCCAGGGAACGCGACGGCAGCGGGTGGTTGCCCTGATCGTCGCGGTGGCTCTGGGAGTGCCGGCACTGCTGGGAATTGCCACCGGCATCGGGCTGCTGGTCACCCCATCGGTGAACGACATGCCCAAGCGGGTAGATGCCATCCTCCAGCAACACGGTGGAACGCGAGTCCGGCTCAACGACATTCCGGATCAATTGAGCGAGGCGCTGATCGCCATCGAGGACGAGCGCTTTTACCAGCACAGCGGCATCGATACCCAGGGCCTGATCCGCGCCGTCCTGACCGACCTCTACCATCACCGGGCTCTGCAGGGGGGCAGCACCCTGAGCCAGCAGCTGATGAAAGTCCTCTACATGAACAACGATGATGACGGCTGGCGTAAGCCGGAGAATCTCCTGCTCGCCTTGAAGGTGGAGTCGCGCTTCGACAAGCACACGATTCTCGAGAACTACTTCAACGCGGTCTACTACGGGCACGGCGCTTACGGAATCGGCATGGCCTCCCAGATCTACTTCCACATGCCTCCGGCCCAACTCGACCTGGCCCAGGCATCGATGCTGGCCGGCCTCCCCCAGTCACCCTCCTACTACGACCTGTACCGCAATCCGTGCTCAGCCCGAGCTCGGCAGTTCAACGTCCTGGCCCAAATGGCGCACGATGGCTATATCAGCCAGGAACAAGCCGCCGCCGCCTATGCCGAGTCCATCGGCTTTCCGTGCAAATAG